One region of Chlamydia psittaci 6BC genomic DNA includes:
- a CDS encoding polymorphic outer membrane protein middle domain-containing protein: MVSDLCCPSMCPYRRSLFYLISFSLCSYELICLAKDKTIPSSYTVSKSGYSHPLSPFFGIDGSIYTPPANYGLLHNAEMDIDISNQKYFYINYQYFQDNGGAVTAKTLNISKNTGPLVFRENTTNNNGGAIFSTNCNITDNKQQCCFINNATTVISSPSNKSGGAIQCSQLSISNNQGPCKFINNVSMQQGGAISSNNVQITDNYGPIILISNKCTMNQSKGGGIYGENCYITSNHAPITFMDNQSGCSGGIFSEEDCNISYNSEIIKFLYNSSLYQDKIGKETGGGAIFCTSCTITNNLKGVIFENNDSKRSAGAILAQNLTIQDNGPVLFLNNTARWGSALQSHGDAPKFYLSADYGDIVFKRNLSLKPWAVYRNALHSTPNMNLRIGARQGYQVKFYDAIENEHPSTSVIIFNPENYHLGTVLFSGADLSPDETNERSYYSFLRNTYQIAHGVVAVEDKAGLGIYKISQEEGILRLGNNAVIRTLKKRTSSTGNDETYEGSSFDLTKLALNLPSILTQGANAPKIWMYPNNQTSNGSTTYVEDNNPTITLSGPLLLLDSDNQDPYDSLDLSSGITRVPLLYLCDNKNKKINTENLDIQAMNETHHYGYQGIWSPYWEEYTTEANNTSPETANTSHRYLYADWTPTGYIPNPIYRGDLVANALWQSAYNVTTGLHTLEHFPHKIPNREISGGGLGAYVLQKTRNSQQGFQLFSKGYSTEIAGSTETQHNFALSFAQFYSEIREAKFKNKVSSNCYFAGAQVQIPLFDENILTSASLGYLYSHSHVKTKNSTLKTTAKGHFHGHTMGSEICCMLPAGNVSHLQFRPFIKALGIHAIQESFKETGEHIRSFETQHPLINVALPIGVSCHAQYEANLKTDWKFQFAYTPTIYRQKPKIITTRWISNGSWITSGTPVDYHAGSVAVNNTTTFFDKISVSINYRGDFSRSTLCNFLNITSELQF; the protein is encoded by the coding sequence GTGGTCTCTGATCTTTGTTGTCCCAGTATGTGCCCCTATCGTCGTTCTTTATTTTACTTGATCAGTTTTAGTCTTTGCTCGTACGAGCTCATTTGCCTTGCTAAGGATAAAACCATCCCCTCTTCCTATACCGTCTCCAAATCTGGCTACAGCCATCCGTTGTCACCATTTTTTGGAATTGACGGGAGTATCTATACGCCTCCGGCAAACTATGGCCTTCTCCATAATGCGGAGATGGACATAGATATCTCAAACCAAAAGTATTTTTACATTAACTACCAATACTTCCAAGACAATGGAGGCGCGGTCACAGCTAAAACTCTAAACATCTCCAAGAATACCGGGCCTCTAGTATTTCGAGAAAACACTACTAACAACAATGGCGGAGCTATATTCTCTACAAATTGTAATATTACAGATAATAAACAACAGTGTTGCTTTATCAATAATGCGACTACTGTAATCAGCTCACCATCTAATAAATCTGGAGGTGCTATCCAGTGCTCACAACTCAGCATCTCTAATAATCAAGGCCCCTGTAAGTTCATAAATAATGTTAGCATGCAACAGGGGGGGGCTATTTCTTCTAACAACGTACAGATTACTGATAATTACGGCCCGATCATTTTAATCAGTAATAAATGTACTATGAACCAAAGTAAAGGGGGGGGCATCTATGGTGAGAATTGTTATATTACGTCGAATCATGCTCCTATAACATTTATGGACAATCAATCTGGTTGTAGTGGGGGGATTTTTTCAGAAGAGGATTGTAATATTTCATACAACTCCGAAATTATCAAGTTCCTCTATAACTCAAGCCTATACCAAGACAAAATAGGGAAGGAAACTGGGGGTGGGGCCATTTTTTGTACTTCCTGTACCATTACCAATAACCTTAAAGGAGTTATTTTTGAAAATAACGATTCAAAACGCAGTGCAGGAGCCATATTAGCTCAGAATCTGACCATCCAAGATAATGGTCCCGTATTATTTTTAAACAACACGGCCAGATGGGGGTCTGCTCTCCAAAGTCATGGAGACGCACCCAAGTTTTATCTATCAGCAGATTACGGAGACATTGTATTCAAAAGAAATTTATCGTTAAAACCTTGGGCAGTTTATAGAAATGCCCTCCACTCAACCCCTAATATGAATCTGCGAATAGGGGCTAGACAAGGTTATCAAGTCAAATTCTATGACGCTATTGAAAACGAACACCCTAGCACATCAGTTATCATATTTAATCCAGAAAATTACCATTTAGGAACGGTTTTATTCTCAGGAGCGGATCTCTCTCCAGATGAAACTAATGAAAGAAGCTATTACAGCTTCCTAAGAAATACATATCAAATCGCCCACGGAGTAGTTGCTGTAGAAGATAAAGCTGGTTTAGGAATTTATAAAATCTCGCAAGAGGAAGGTATTTTACGCCTAGGCAATAATGCAGTAATTAGAACCTTAAAAAAACGTACGTCATCTACTGGGAATGACGAGACCTATGAAGGTTCTAGTTTTGATCTTACTAAACTCGCTTTAAACCTTCCCTCAATCCTTACTCAGGGGGCGAATGCTCCAAAAATTTGGATGTATCCCAATAACCAGACAAGCAATGGAAGTACAACATACGTTGAAGACAATAACCCAACAATAACCCTTTCCGGCCCCCTGCTTCTCCTTGATAGCGATAATCAAGACCCTTACGATTCTCTAGATCTTTCCAGTGGCATCACACGTGTCCCTCTGCTCTATCTTTGTGATAACAAAAACAAAAAGATTAATACTGAAAATCTAGATATCCAAGCCATGAATGAGACACATCACTATGGTTACCAAGGTATCTGGTCTCCATATTGGGAAGAATATACAACTGAAGCAAATAACACATCTCCTGAAACAGCAAACACAAGCCATAGATACCTTTACGCAGATTGGACACCCACAGGATACATTCCCAATCCCATATATCGTGGAGATCTTGTTGCTAATGCTCTTTGGCAATCTGCCTATAATGTTACAACAGGCTTACACACTTTAGAGCACTTCCCTCACAAAATACCAAATAGAGAAATTTCTGGAGGCGGTTTAGGTGCCTATGTCTTACAAAAAACACGCAACTCCCAACAAGGATTCCAGCTATTCTCCAAAGGTTACTCTACAGAAATCGCAGGATCTACAGAAACACAACACAATTTCGCTTTGAGTTTCGCTCAATTCTACAGCGAAATAAGAGAAGCTAAATTCAAAAATAAGGTCTCTTCTAATTGTTACTTCGCTGGAGCGCAAGTGCAGATCCCTCTATTTGATGAAAATATTCTCACATCGGCTTCTCTAGGTTATCTCTATTCTCATAGTCATGTAAAAACAAAAAACTCAACACTCAAGACAACCGCAAAAGGTCATTTCCATGGCCATACCATGGGAAGTGAAATCTGTTGCATGCTTCCCGCAGGCAATGTCTCTCATCTACAATTCCGACCTTTTATAAAAGCTCTTGGCATTCATGCTATACAGGAAAGTTTTAAAGAAACTGGAGAACATATTCGTAGTTTCGAAACACAACACCCCTTAATTAATGTTGCTCTTCCTATAGGAGTCTCTTGTCATGCACAATATGAAGCAAATCTAAAAACTGATTGGAAGTTCCAATTTGCTTATACCCCAACAATCTACAGACAGAAGCCTAAAATTATCACTACACGATGGATAAGTAACGGCTCATGGATAACCTCGGGAACACCTGTCGATTACCATGCAGGTTCTGTAGCTGTAAACAACACCACAACCTTCTTTGACAAGATAAGCGTGAGCATCAATTATCGTGGCGATTTTTCCAGATCCACATTATGCAACTTCTTAAACATAACAAGTGAACTACAATTTTAG